In Colletotrichum destructivum chromosome 1, complete sequence, the sequence GGTGAGTTGTCTACTGTACACCACGGTTAATGCCTTTTCCGGCGGCTGACATTTATACTTTGAATAGGGATCCGCCTGGGGAGCCGTTACgacggccgccctcgacgacgccacgCCCGCCGCGTTAACGGGCCACACCCGGTCCCGATCCAACGCCGGCTCGCTCATCGACCAGGCCCTCAACGGCATGACCAACTACTCGTGGAGCGGCCACCCGGGGCCGGACGTCtactttggcggcggcgcgtcgACGTTCCTCCCGGGCCCGGCCTCGTACGAGGGCAAGGACTACTACGACGAGTTCCGCAAGCAGGGCTACTCGGTCAGCTGGAACGCCACATCCCTCCGCGACgcgcccgtcgacgccccggccctcggcgtcttctcgacctccCACCTGCCCGTGTGGCTCGACAGGAACATCCTCACGGACAACATCGCCGCGCTCGAGACGCACCCCTCGGGCGACGGCTCGGCGCCCCTCGACCTGCCGGGCCTCAAGGACATGACGctcaaggccgtcgacatcctcctcgcgcggagcaacagcaacagcagcaacagcaacaacgacGCGGGCTTCTTCCTCATGTCCGAGGGCGCCTCCATCGACAAGCAGATGCACGCCCTCGACTACGaccgcgccctcggcgacctgctcgagTTCGACGACACGATCCGCGCCACCGTCCGGAAGCTgcgggacgccggcgcgctcgaggacaccctcatcgtcgtcacagccgaccacggccacggcttcgacgtcttcggcgtcgCTGACACCGAGTACCTCGCCGCGCAGGACTCGGACCGCGGCAAGcgcgaggccatcggcgtcTACGAGCGCTCCGGCCTCTCGCAGTACACCGTCTCGCGCCCGGATGGCGTCGAATACGGCACGGGGCCCAACTTCCCGCTTAACTGGAGCCCGCGGTACGCCATCGCCCCGGGCTTCGGCGCCAACCCGGACCGCAGGGAGAACTTCCGCCTGCACGAGTCGCCGCGCCGCGTGGTCGTggagagcgacgacgacgacgacggctaCGTCGTGAAccccgaggacgccgaggacggctTTTTCGTGCCCGGGACGAtcccgacgtcgtcctcgtccggcgTGCACTCCCTGACGGACGTGCCGGTGTTTGCCATGGGCCCTTGCCAGGAGACGTTCGCGGGCGTCTACGACAACACCGATGTCTTTTTCAAGATTGCTTCGTGTCTCGGGCTGGGTCAGTCTTCGGCGAGCCCCAAGAGGAAGTAGATAAGGAACCCTAGCAGGCTGTGGGCTGtaggggaggaggggaaaggggggggggggggtataTGTGAATATGAATAATACACCAGTCTCGATAAAATTAGACCAAGTCCGCCTCTCTGTGACGGTTATTCAGGATCACTTTGCAACAGTCCACGTTCTCCGTTCCGAACTGCAGCCTCTGCGTGTCCTTGGCCACCCAGACCTCTTCCATATCCCGCTGGACGCGCCCGAGCGACGGCAGGTGACGGGTCCGGTACAACGCCTTGAGCCTCTCGAGCACCAGCTGCCTCAGGTAGGGGTCGACGGACTCGCACCCGGCCGTCCACAGCGGCCACGCGTGCGCCGAGACGAAGGACGAGGCGACGGGGACCTGCAGGAGGTGGTGGATGCACCGCTCGGCGTGGAACGGCTtcgggggcggcgtcgtcgtgccgTCATCGCTCCACACCCGGTAGAGGTAGATGACGGCCGCGTGCCTGTAGGCCTGGATCGTGTGCTCGATGGCCgggtcgccgtcggccgcaaTGCCGAACCCGGAGTCCAGGTCCCGCCGGATCGCGGCCCCTCGCCGCTGGTGCGCCTCGCCGCTCTGGCCCTGCATCTTGCTGATGGCGCTGACGACCGAGACCAGCGTCGTGAGCTTGGCGAGGCTCGGCAGGCCCTCGAGGGGTGCAACGTTGGTCATGCTCAGCAGCGGCCTCGAGGTGCGCGAGATGGACGACATGACGTCGTGATAGAAGCAGAGGCTCAGGAGGAActgcgcgccgtcgccggtcCAGGTCCGGGGTCCGCCCGAGCGCAAGATGACGGcccgggcgccggcgaggtggTCGATTCGGCTGTCCGTGTTGAAGAGCCGGTCCGAGATCTGGAGCATCAGGATCGTCGCGAGCGAGAGCGCCGGGTCCTCGGTCTCGATGGACGCGCGCAGCGAGGACACGGCCGCGAGCATGTGGCGCGAGGAGAGCGTGCGCaaggcctcgtcgccgtcgccgggccCGCGGAGGACCGCGAGGTGGccggccgccatcgacgagatggagaagcGGAGGGCGGGAGAGCGGTGCATCATGGGGGtgaggtggacgaggaaggGATTCTGCGCGcccgacgccatcgagatCACGCCCGCTAGCGAGCCAGTCCagtggtggaggaggtagCGGTTCATCGGGGAGATGTCGGGCGATACGTAGGACGGGTTCCGCATGAGACAGCTGCTCCGGCTGGGGTTGGTgctggtgccggtgccggtaCCGGAAGAGCCGGAGGCCGAACTCGGCGTGGTAGGTGCGCCTTcgggagaagacgaagaccacgacgacgagcctgTCGCCTGAGGCTTTGCACCGGCTTTGGATCTCGggctcctcttcttcatgaTCCGCCCCGCGTCCGCCGAGGAgtcggccgtcttccatCTCACTCGCAGCCCGTACCCCTGGCATGTCTTGCCCAGCCGGACACAGCGGCCGCAGTGGGGCTTCGCCTCATCGCACTTATAGCCTTCGTCACTGAGATGAAAGTCAGTAGAAGTGGGGGATGGGGGATCAACACGGAGATGTGAGGACGGACCGGCAGGTGAGACAGCCCGTTCTGCTCCTCTTGTGCGGCATCGTGAGAGGgtgagagacagagagagagagagagagaggctggATGAATTGGAGGCGAAAAGACGATTTCTCAGCAATGTGGGGTAGAAATCAGGTTTGGGGCGTCGGTTTTTTCCGGATTTAAGTCCGATCTGGTTGGTGATGGATGTTCTTGGCAAACACTAACAACTCAGTCAGTCTCATTCATTTTCAttttcactctcactctcaccctctATTCACATTTTCTTCACTTTCCACTCATTTTTTCTCCACTTCAAGTAGTAAGGCTCTGGAGTTTCGAGCGTGGTCCAACTTGGAATCTGTCCCCTCACTAATTCGTGTTCAAGTCTTTCAAGTGAAACCAGCCCCATCAAATAACACGTAGGCGTTCTCACTTCACTCCTAACTACTGACTACTTTAACATTCAGACCAACATCTCACGGGAGCTCAACTTCGATCAAACTCTCAACCCCCTTCCCACCGCTCCAGATCCTGACAATCTTCAGTCCCGCAATCGTCTCGAGCAGGTTGTACCAGTCGTTCTCTGTGCGCTCCTTGGAACTGAACAACGTCAGCATCACCATGTCGAGCGCCGAAGTCTCCCAGTAGGCGCCCGTCGACGGGATCACGTTCTCGTTGATAAGCAGCCTGCTGTACCCAGGTTTCATGGCGCCCTTGATCTGCGCCAGGATCTTGGCGCACACGTCGTCCGGCCAGTCGTGCAGGCACGAGTGCATGTAGTACGCGCGCGCGCCCTTCACCGGCTGCTCTGTGAGGAAATCATGGCCCATCGGCgtgacggccgggtcgagcTCCTTTATTTGACCGATGACGATAGGCAGGTCCTGCAAGATGAGCTTCCCGGGGGTCTCTGGGTGCATGCGGTGGAACTCGACGATGTCGTGGCCGATGTTTCCGCCAATGTCCACGAGGAAGGGGGCCTCGGGGCTCTGGTCGGCACCGGCGATGAGCCTCTCGTTCACAGGGTAGAAAGATGGTGCCGACCACGGGACGCGGCCCTGGCGATAGCCGGACATGTGGTGGTTGAAGTGTGTGCCGTCTATGATTATCAGTGTCTTTGCTGCCCTTGTCAACCCGTCGCACTCACATCCcaggtgctgctgccacGCAAACATGTCCATGTCTGTGTTGTATGCATACATCAACGCCGTGTCTCGGGCGTCGTTCGGGTTCTTGAAGCCTCTCTTGCGAGAGTATTCGTGGAACTTGAGAGGGGCAGCGCCGGTGCAAGAAGTCCTTTTGCGGTCGGTCAGTGTGGGCCACGGGATTGCGCCCTGCGCCGAACGAAACAGAACGGTTGTAATCAAGAAGAAGGTGCGTGCAGAGACGAGTTGGAGAGTGAGGCAGATGAACTCACATGGCAATGTACCCATCGCCAATCATTGGGAGACTCATCGACTTGGAAAAGTTGGTTGGCCGGTactcgtcgaggccggtcTCTTTGATGTATCCCATGGCACCTAGGTGGCGCATGAGACGGCCTGGAAGGGATGTTTCAGCACTTGCATCTGGCTCCCGGTGCGTGGTCTGCTCTCACTTACTGAGCAGCACCGAGTCAACACCAAGACTTTCtgccagctcgccgacgttTTGCGGTCTGTCTCCATTCTTGGCCATCAGCCTCCACAGGCCCGAATCGACACCAAAGTTAAGGCCGGCCAGGGCGCCAGTCTCGAGGCATGTGTCAGCAAAGACTCGATGAGTATTTGGTAGAAAACGTCTAGCATGAGCCTTACCTGTCCCCAGCAGTGCTTGATCATGGTCTCCCTGGGGCTCTCCAGTGCCTGAACCATGGTTCGAGCTTTGATCAAAAGCTCATGGCGGGCCTCGTCGCTGCCGGAGGACAGGGCACCGACGCCCGCGGTTATGTCCTTCAAGAGGCCGGGGATAGCATCCAGGTCGTTGGGCTGGGTGGCGATCGAGACGTCCACAACAGCCTCAGCTTTGTTTTCGTCAGGTCCGTTGATAGCCGTCATTGTGAATGGTGTCGAGGAGAAATGTGAAAATGAAATGTTGTGATGTCGACGCAAGCAGCAAGAGTGAATCTGCAGATGTCACTGGCAGAGCAATCGTGGTTCATATAAGCTTTGTAGCACCCCCAAATCAGTCGGACTATACAACAGGTGACTGAACACTTTGATACCCTCGGATGGGGTACGTCTCGCCAAAAGCTAGGTGACTCCAATTTTGGTTTGAACCCAGGCTTTAGGTTTTTGTAGTGCCTGACTTGGCTGGTATTATTTTTACCTCACCTCTTAACTATGAAGTCATAGTAAAATAACAGGTCAAGCTAGGCTTACAACTGTTGCGAAACAGATACGTAGCAAGTCTTGGAGAAGTAAGAAGCGTCATCTTGTCTAGGAAAAAGACATTGGTCGAAGGAAGGGTATTATAACTCGTCTGAAGCTGTCTACGTCTCGCACCAAGTCTCAGACCGGATTGGGGCATTCCTGCGTCATGAACGAAGTTCAATACTACTATGATATGTACAAGGTGCCCCTGAGTGATATTCATACGCCATGACAAGAAAGGCATTGGTGCTGAGGGGTCTCGAGGAGTCGGACACACTCGGACATTATTTGCTTTCGcccggccaccaccactggATCGGCAAGTCCTTAGATGTATCGGGGTGGAgatgaggagggagggggggagcgGGGGCTACCTGGATCCTGTTGACTTGTTTTTTAGGGCAGAACGACTATCCGTACAGTCTAGGGATAAATTGGGACTGATTTTCGATGTCGCTGTCGTTAGCACTAGGCATGTGCTCAGTCCCTCCAAGATGACAACAGTCTGCAACTTCTTCCACGCATCGCGCGGGCATGGTAAGGGACCTGTTCCTCCAAAACGGTCCGACGGTTCACGCTTTGAGTACACGCTGCATCAGCCGCAAGGTATGATGTTTCATTCCTTGGTTCATCTCATGCGGATAAACCCGTTTGCTCCTCCTTGGTTCGCACATCTAGGCTCACCATCAATGTGTGTCGACGATCCCGGATCTTGGGCAAATACCTGTACGATCACTCATGCAGCTTACCTTTTGCGTTGTTGGTTGATGACTCGGAATTTTAGTTTGGCAGCTCGAGTTTCGGGCGAGGTGGTTGGACACGAGCAGAAATGTTCCCTTCTTCAACGGAGTCAGTTGCCTCTTTCTGCGGTCGATTGCCTTTTCGTACTCCGCAACCTTGGAGAAGCCTTCTTCCATTGGTCCGTTTTCAAAACGCGACTAACATGATGTTTCTGTGCTGGAGCGCATGCCGCCGCAAATCTGTCAGCTTCCCCGACGACCCGCTTCCCCACGTGGTACTCTACATGCCAACCCTGGCGAGAATTACGGTATACGAGTAACATCCGGACAAGGGGCCTCCGTTACGGTTGAAAGGTCAGGAGCAAACCCGCGGACAACGACCTCTCATGGTTAAAGGTGGCGTGAGAGCAGCATTCTTACATCGTACACCGGTGGGTAGTTTAGTCATTAATCATGTTCTCGTGGTGGGGGGACCTGTACTCGCTCTCATAAGTCCTCCGTTATCTACTCCGGTGGTGACTGGAGCTGTTGCAGTATACTTGCGTTTTGTGTTGTCTACATAAATCTGTACCACTTGAGAATGATTCTATTGCTGCGTTAGTAACGGCGACATCCGAGATGTTGGAGAAGGACATGGAGGTGGCGCCGGTAGAAGGGCAACGTGAAGATAGACGCGAGGCTCAAGCCAGTCCTTTGGCGTCTGTAGTCGGAATCTTGACCATTGTATTCGGACCAGCGCAACTCCCGCGGAAAGAGGATGGTATGAGTCCTACCAAACTACGATCTCTACACATACATGACTCGGGGTTAGGTTTATCTGTGATTCCTGGCTTTTACACGTGGGAAATAGTTTCCGAGATGATGAGTGACAAAACACAATAGTGTCTTTGGGCGTTAAACCCCAAGTGGGATCCCGCTCTCTCCCTCAGTCCCTTCTTCGTTTCCCTCTTCCGCTAGTTGTCCTCTCGAGCTTGATTTCTTGGTGACTTATCTTGGTGCGGTTGTGCACACCTGTTAGTCTCGTAAGCTTTACGCTTGTTGTGCTTGTTTTTGGAGGCAGGGATCCGGTTCATGCGATGTCCGCCGGCTCCGCCCTTTACGCCCGTCCGTATGCCGGGGAAGTTAGGGTTGCCGCGTGGGCCCAGCTCGTGGGAACTATACGGGCAATTCTTCAGTATCCTCCGCCCCTGTGAAGTCAAGAGGCACCCGGAAGAAAACTTGGCTTACCGTCTTTGTTCGCCAGACAAACATGTCGAACCCACCACCTGTTGGCTCCGAGGCTTGGAAGGCCCAAGACAAGGGGCCAAGCATTCTCATCGTCTGCTGGATGGCCACCGCGATCAGCACGGTTTTCGTTCTCAGTCGCATCTATGTCAGAGGAAGGATCATGGGGAAATTTCAGAGTGATGACTACTttgtcctccttggccaggtAAGGCGTCATCCCATTTCGCGAgcggccacgggcgaggGGCGTAATGGTGTAGACAGCTAACGGATGATGCCACGCCTCCTTTCAGGTGTGCGGATGCATCGCGACGGCCCTTTCGACCCTCGCAGTGAAAGCCGGCAACGGCAAACACATGACCCTCCTATCGGCTGAGCAGCAACAGGGTGCAATTCTCTGGACGACCGCCGCCTTCTGCCCCGGGATAATGTCGTTCGGTCTCCCGAAACTGGCCGTCGTGTCTCTCCTTACACGACTGATGAACCCCGGAAAGCTTCACAAGTGGTGTCTGTGGTGGCTGGGCATTTGGTGTCAGTTGACTCTGTGGGTGACAGCCGGTCTTCTGCTCGGACGGTGtacgccggcgaggtcacTTTGGGATTTCTCCATCAAAGGCACCTGCATCAGCACGGATATCTTGATCTGGTTTTCTGTTTATGCTGCTGGTACGTTGCCAAAGAGATCCCCCTCTGGCCGCGGCTCAAGAACTGACGGCGTGTACGCAGCATTTTCCGCTTTCGTGGATGTATATCTTGCCGTGTATCCGGCAGTGGTCCTGTTTCATCTTCAGATGTCGTTGAAAAAGAAGATTGCGCTATCATGTGCTCTAGGTATCGGTGCAGTGTACGAACGGTTCCCTCCGCCGCTTTCGTTTCTTACATCTTGCTAATACCATGTGTAGCTCTTGCATTGTGGCAATATACAAAGCGACTCGAATTCCATCGCTCGGGAGCGAGGACTTTTCTTGTAAGTGCTTTACTTTCTCGTGGAATCAGACAAATCTAAGTTGACGGAGGCTAATTGCTCGGTAGACGACACCTCGGATTTGGTGATATGGACTATGTGAGTGAACAAGTGCATTCCAAGGGCGCGGTTTGTCGGCCCAATAAGTAACAAGAACACAGTAGTTGGCGAGAACGCTCTAACTTCTCCATCTAGAGTTGAGGGAAGCACGATCATCATCGCCAGCTCGATTCCTGTCATGCAACCGCTCCTAGAGCCGATCTTGAAGTATAGCCCTTTCAGCTCCAGCAAAGGGTCGAAGGAGCCACCGTCCTACGGATATCAAAGCTCAAATAGCAATTCTCGAGGCGGCGACATTGAACTAGGCCAACGGAAACCAAAGAAGAAACCGAGAGACGAGCTCGGTCTCACTATCATCGAGGGCGACAGCCAGGAGAACATCCTGACACCAAGCAAACAGACGTGGACATTGCCTCCGAGGTTAATGCACAGCGGCTTGAGCCACCCCGAGCCAGCGCAACCCGCAGACTGCAGGATTTTCCGAACCGACGAAGTGACGGTATCGTACGAGATTCAAAggcaagggcaagaaaaCACGTCATCACGGAGATGGATGCCCGTATGAGGTACGCTTTGCTGTGGGGTTCACAAGCCATGACACCGGACCCTTCAGATCTGTTCAATCGGAACATCCACATGCTCGGGATTATGTTTCCCTGCGGTTTAAGAGCTTTTTCAAGACCTTGTCACGTCATTCTTCGAAATGGTTACCGGGCTCCGTGCGCCTGCGATAGTTTGCGATGGCCGCAAGAAGCCAGCAGATCACCGCTTGCAGGCCTTATACAATTGGACTTTGTCAGGCGGCAGTAGTGTTGGCCCCAAGTCATGGAAAATGGAACCAAGAAAATGGTCGGATGTTTGGCTTTTAAAGCAAACCTACGGTGGTGGCACACTCTCCAACCCAGGTCGAGACCTCGCTGAGGATCAACTTCGCCCGAGTCCCGACCATGGCGGTATGATGAATTATGAAAGAAGTATGGGCTACGGGCGAATCCGCCAAACGCCGTTGCCCAAATGTGTCGTCGCTTTTCATTATGATGACCCGATATAGCATAACTCGCTCCTTAGCAACCAACAACGGCCTACGGAAAGCAGAGAGGTCAGCGACGTGTCATGGTAGTCACGAATTTCGGGCGGGGCTCTCGCTTACAGCTTGTTGGTTCTCCATGTTCTTCTTGATACCGCCGGTGAAGTCCATCATGAGTGACTGGGTGACCGGCGTGTCCTGCTGGGGGTTTccggtgaggccggcgacCTTCTGGAGCTCGCTCAGCTGAGCATTGGCAACCTATCATCTTTGTTAGAAAAACGACCCTTCCACAGGAAATCAACATCCGTGAGGTTTTTGGCTTACCACAGCCAGCCCCTGGGTGGCGCCGTTTCCGGACGGGGCGATGAGCTGGTTCGCCTGGCGGACCTGGATTCCGTCGCTGACGAAGGACAGGAGGTTCGACTTGGCGGTCTGGAACTGctgggggttgggggggtTCGCCTGCAGGGCCTGCATGACGGCGTTGAGGCCGTTGACCTCCTGTTGCTGGATCTGGATGTTGAGCGCGATGCCGGCAGCGAGGATCTTGGCTTCGGCGCAGGCGGGGGTGTctccggccgccggggcgggagggggaaccGGGTTCGCCGCCTGggcgacggccagggcgacgAAGGACAGGAGGACGGCGTAGGTCTTCATTATTGCTGTTGCGGGTGGCGGTTGTTTGTTTCGTGGAGACGTAGGAATTACTTGGTAAGGAAAATCAAGAGATTTTATGTAATTTTGAATGTGAACAATTACTTTCAACGTGGCGAGGAACCCGTCCTTTGGGTTGTAAAGACCGTTTGCTGTTGTTTATtttgttgacgacgacgacgacgatgcctgCTGTCCCGAATCCAGGTTCAGTGCGGAACCACTATCCTGAAGATTGGGATGGGCTCCATCTTTCTTTATACCCAAGtcccgacggcgaggcgcaaTGTCCGTTCAGTCCCGGCCCAACTTGACGAGGCAAAATCA encodes:
- a CDS encoding Putative alkaline phosphatase, alkaline-phosphatase-like, core domain superfamily produces the protein MPALALVLLAAVPAALGQTFQRLGACPDLGCVFPPDQAHFLPGQAFDVRVEIHAPVNGTEAFNGGVPDPDFSISVASNSHPDGRPLTEFFGLAEEPPLETWDFAWYEDLFARDAGNASVVNVASKAYRHLALYEPGNYTVELRYYNGTRTTLAEWFVRPLAEEKKAKNVILFIGDGMTTNMITAARLLGHKSINGKYQSRMQMDQFPILGHQMTHSVDTFITDSANSASALYSGHKGTSDSMGVYSDSSADDFDDPKVETIVEMVVRIWGSAWGAVTTAALDDATPAALTGHTRSRSNAGSLIDQALNGMTNYSWSGHPGPDVYFGGGASTFLPGPASYEGKDYYDEFRKQGYSVSWNATSLRDAPVDAPALGVFSTSHLPVWLDRNILTDNIAALETHPSGDGSAPLDLPGLKDMTLKAVDILLARSNSNSSNSNNDAGFFLMSEGASIDKQMHALDYDRALGDLLEFDDTIRATVRKLRDAGALEDTLIVVTADHGHGFDVFGVADTEYLAAQDSDRGKREAIGVYERSGLSQYTVSRPDGVEYGTGPNFPLNWSPRYAIAPGFGANPDRRENFRLHESPRRVVVESDDDDDGYVVNPEDAEDGFFVPGTIPTSSSSGVHSLTDVPVFAMGPCQETFAGVYDNTDVFFKIASCLGLGQSSASPKRK
- a CDS encoding Putative zn(2)Cys(6) fungal-type DNA-binding domain, fungal transcription factor, translating into MPHKRSRTGCLTCRDEGYKCDEAKPHCGRCVRLGKTCQGYGLRVRWKTADSSADAGRIMKKRSPRSKAGAKPQATGSSSWSSSSPEGAPTTPSSASGSSGTGTGTSTNPSRSSCLMRNPSYVSPDISPMNRYLLHHWTGSLAGVISMASGAQNPFLVHLTPMMHRSPALRFSISSMAAGHLAVLRGPGDGDEALRTLSSRHMLAAVSSLRASIETEDPALSLATILMLQISDRLFNTDSRIDHLAGARAVILRSGGPRTWTGDGAQFLLSLCFYHDVMSSISRTSRPLLSMTNVAPLEGLPSLAKLTTLVSVVSAISKMQGQSGEAHQRRGAAIRRDLDSGFGIAADGDPAIEHTIQAYRHAAVIYLYRVWSDDGTTTPPPKPFHAERCIHHLLQVPVASSFVSAHAWPLWTAGCESVDPYLRQLVLERLKALYRTRHLPSLGRVQRDMEEVWVAKDTQRLQFGTENVDCCKVILNNRHREADLV
- a CDS encoding Putative O-methyltransferase domain, S-adenosyl-L-methionine-dependent methyltransferase superfamily; translated protein: MTAINGPDENKAEAVVDVSIATQPNDLDAIPGLLKDITAGVGALSSGSDEARHELLIKARTMVQALESPRETMIKHCWGQTGALAGLNFGVDSGLWRLMAKNGDRPQNVGELAESLGVDSVLLSRLMRHLGAMGYIKETGLDEYRPTNFSKSMSLPMIGDGYIAMTSCTGAAPLKFHEYSRKRGFKNPNDARDTALMYAYNTDMDMFAWQQHLGCECDGLTRAAKTLIIIDGTHFNHHMSGYRQGRVPWSAPSFYPVNERLIAGADQSPEAPFLVDIGGNIGHDIVEFHRMHPETPGKLILQDLPIVIGQIKELDPAVTPMGHDFLTEQPVKGARAYYMHSCLHDWPDDVCAKILAQIKGAMKPGYSRLLINENVIPSTGAYWETSALDMVMLTLFSSKERTENDWYNLLETIAGLKIVRIWSGGKGVESLIEVELP